From the Cervus elaphus chromosome 20, mCerEla1.1, whole genome shotgun sequence genome, one window contains:
- the NEU2 gene encoding sialidase-2 — MASCPVLQREKVFQSGDHIYRIPALLYLPQQETLLAFAEERTSKKDEHAKLIVLRRGSYDATTRQVQWHSQEAVSQAQLQGYRSMNPSPLHDETTGTIFLFFIAIPGQVSEHHQLESRVNMTRLCQVTSRDHGRSWSPAIDLTDSVIASAHSDWATFAVGPGHCLQLNNPTRSLVVPAYAYRCLSSLQAPSPSAFCLVSHDHGSTWARGSFVAQGTLECQVAEVGDGQQRVVYLNARSPFRVRVQAQSANNGLDFNQSQSVQKLVEPPHGCQGSIIGFPSPHAGSEPPAWWLLYTHPTDPQQRSNLGVYLNRWPPTPATWSEPTLLAPGSCAYSDLQSMGTGPDGSPQFGCLYESNDYKEIVFVMFTLKQAFPAEFLPQ, encoded by the exons ATGGCATCCTGCCCCGTCCTGCAGAGGGAGAAGGTGTTCCAGTCGGGAGACCACATCTACAGAATCCCGGCTCTGCTCTACCTGCCTCAGCAGGAGACCCTACTGGCCTTTGCAGAAGAGCGGACGAGCAAGAAGGACGAGCATGCCAAGCTCATTGTCCTGCGCAGGGGAAGCTACGATGCAACCACCCGCCAGGTCCAG TGGCACTCGCAGGAGGCGGTGTCCCAAGCCCAGCTGCAGGGCTACCGATCcatgaacccaagccccctgcatgaTGAGACCACGGGTAccattttcctcttcttcatcGCCATCCCCGGGCAGGTGTCGGAGCATCACCAGCTGGAGAGCAGGGTCAACATGACACGCCTGTGCCAGGTCACCAGCCGGGACCATGGCAGGTCCTGGAGCCCCGCCATCGACCTCACAGACTCCGTCATTGCCTCCGCCCACAGCGACTGGGCCACGTTCGCGGTGGGCCCCGGGCACTGCCTGCAGCTGAACAACCCCACGCGGAGCCTGGTGGTGCCGGCCTACGCGTACCGCTGCCTCTCCTCCCTGCAGGCGCCTTCCCCCTCCGCCTTCTGCTTGGTCAGCCACGACCACGGGTCCACTTGGGCGAGAGGGAGCTTCGTGGCCCAGGGCACCCTGGAGTGCCAGGTGGCCGAAGTCGGGGATGGGCAACAGAGGGTGGTGTATCTGAATGCGAGAAGCCCCTTCCGAGTCAGGGTCCAGGCCCAGAGTGCCAACAACGGCCTGGATTTCAATCAGTCTCAGTCAGTGCAGAAGCTGGTGGAACCCCCCCACGGCTGCCAAGGGAGCATCATTGGCTTCCCCAGCCCCCACGCAGGCTCCGAACCCCCGGCCTGGTGGCTGCTCTACACCCACCCGACTGACCCACAGCAGAGATCCAACCTGGGCGTGTACCTCAACCGGTGGCCCCCCACGCCCGCTACCTGGTCGGAGCCCACCCTGCTGGCTCCCGGCAGCTGTGCTTACTCAGACCTGCAGAGCATGGGCACCGGCCCCGACGGGTCACCCCAGTTTGGGTGTCTGTATGAATCGAATGATTACAAGGAGATCGTCTTTGTCATGTTCACCCTGAAACAAGCCTTCCCAGCTGAGTTTTTGCCGCAGTGA